A window from Deltaproteobacteria bacterium encodes these proteins:
- a CDS encoding ornithine cyclodeaminase family protein has translation MLVISETQVRDLLDLDELIAALEQAHIQFSAGRVVMPVRLVVPLPEIQGRITSMPAFMSEGKALGIKIISYFRDNPKQGLPPILATISLYSAETGKIEVLMDGVYITAIRTACASAMATKALARTEAPVLGILGAGTQARTHIRALSRVRSIERVLIWSPSRVNAIYVREELEDELGFPIQPQESAEAVVRGADILTAVTDAAEPILNAGWLKPGVHINAVGSHRPEAREMGGDTVKRSTVVVDSMDAIHSECGDILLALKEGSIAPDHVRGEIGEVLAGAKPGRTSEDEITLYKSVGIAAQDVAAASLVYRRARERGVGTEVEI, from the coding sequence ATGTTGGTGATATCGGAAACGCAGGTAAGGGACCTGCTCGACCTCGACGAGCTGATCGCCGCGCTGGAGCAGGCGCATATCCAGTTCTCCGCGGGCCGGGTGGTGATGCCGGTGCGGCTGGTGGTGCCGTTGCCCGAGATCCAGGGGCGCATCACGAGCATGCCGGCGTTCATGAGCGAGGGGAAGGCGCTGGGGATCAAGATCATCTCCTACTTCCGCGACAACCCGAAGCAGGGGTTGCCGCCCATCCTCGCCACCATCTCGCTCTACAGCGCGGAGACCGGCAAGATCGAGGTGCTGATGGACGGCGTCTACATCACCGCCATCCGCACCGCGTGCGCGTCCGCCATGGCCACCAAGGCGCTGGCGCGCACGGAGGCGCCGGTGCTGGGAATCCTCGGCGCGGGCACCCAGGCGCGCACCCACATCCGCGCGCTGAGCCGGGTGCGTTCCATCGAACGGGTGCTCATCTGGAGCCCGTCGCGCGTCAACGCCATCTATGTCCGGGAAGAGCTGGAGGACGAACTGGGCTTCCCCATCCAGCCCCAGGAGTCGGCCGAGGCCGTGGTGCGGGGGGCGGACATCCTGACCGCGGTGACCGACGCGGCCGAACCCATCCTCAATGCCGGCTGGCTCAAGCCCGGCGTCCACATCAACGCCGTGGGCTCGCACCGGCCCGAGGCGCGGGAGATGGGCGGCGACACGGTGAAGCGATCCACCGTGGTGGTGGACTCGATGGACGCCATCCACAGTGAGTGCGGGGACATCCTGCTGGCGCTCAAGGAAGGCTCCATTGCGCCGGACCACGTGCGCGGCGAGATCGGCGAGGTGCTCGCCGGCGCCAAGCCCGGCCGCACGAGCGAGGACGAGATCACCCTGTACAAGTCGGTGGGTATCGCCGCGCAGGACGTGGCCGCGGCGAGCCTGGTCTACCGGCGCGCGCGGGAACGGGGCGTGGGCACCGAGGTGGAGATCTAG
- a CDS encoding M20/M25/M40 family metallo-hydrolase: MDPNEARERIEQGLDPDEVERLLVKLLRTSSPQTELLEKEPQVLALIRDVVRPELEAEGIEAAIDGMGNLIARLPGAGAAPGLVLVSYAMNAAPSTMPNPYSGEMVDGAPYGLEGPCGWGRGACEQKGSLAAMLSAVKCLARSGWELPGDLYFVTSTAGESGKHESLDYVLSSGAVDARWGLIDGPPEIQLGNKGRIDVRIVVRGRQAHSSRPWDGINAVDGAVKVLERLAPLMPYPEDKSHPELGGVSLTPTAIESFPKSTHTIPGECRIRMDRRLLPGDDADRAVRQLAEAIGEIEPYEIALEKEEFMYPCEVGKDAGVVVALGDAIRTMLGREPEYSFSTAANDTGLLNVRGIEAVNYGSRAVRFQHTDNDLVPLKSVVEAAKVFLFMALQR, encoded by the coding sequence ATGGACCCGAACGAAGCCAGGGAACGCATCGAGCAAGGGCTGGACCCCGACGAGGTCGAGCGCCTGCTGGTAAAGCTGCTCCGGACGTCCAGCCCGCAGACGGAGCTGCTGGAGAAGGAGCCGCAGGTGCTCGCCCTGATCCGCGACGTGGTGCGGCCCGAGCTTGAGGCCGAGGGCATCGAGGCCGCCATCGACGGCATGGGCAACCTCATCGCGCGCCTGCCGGGCGCGGGCGCGGCGCCGGGTCTGGTGCTCGTGTCCTATGCCATGAACGCCGCGCCCAGCACCATGCCGAACCCGTATTCCGGGGAGATGGTGGACGGCGCGCCCTACGGGCTCGAAGGGCCGTGCGGCTGGGGCCGGGGCGCGTGCGAGCAGAAGGGCAGTCTGGCGGCGATGCTGAGCGCGGTGAAGTGCCTGGCCCGGAGCGGCTGGGAGCTGCCCGGCGACCTCTACTTCGTCACCAGCACCGCGGGCGAGAGCGGCAAGCACGAGTCCCTGGACTACGTGCTGTCGAGCGGCGCCGTCGACGCGCGCTGGGGCCTCATCGACGGCCCGCCCGAGATCCAGTTGGGCAACAAGGGGCGCATCGACGTGCGCATCGTCGTGCGCGGACGCCAGGCCCACAGCAGCCGTCCCTGGGACGGCATCAACGCGGTGGACGGCGCGGTCAAGGTGCTGGAACGGTTGGCGCCGCTGATGCCTTATCCCGAGGACAAGAGCCACCCGGAGCTGGGCGGGGTGTCGCTCACGCCCACCGCCATCGAGAGCTTCCCCAAGTCGACGCACACCATTCCCGGCGAATGCCGCATCCGCATGGACCGGCGGCTGCTGCCGGGGGACGACGCCGACCGCGCCGTGCGGCAGCTTGCCGAGGCCATCGGGGAGATCGAGCCCTACGAGATCGCGCTGGAGAAGGAAGAGTTCATGTACCCGTGCGAGGTGGGGAAGGACGCGGGCGTGGTGGTGGCTCTCGGCGACGCCATCCGCACCATGCTGGGGCGGGAGCCGGAATACAGCTTCTCCACCGCGGCCAACGACACCGGCCTGCTCAACGTACGCGGCATCGAGGCCGTGAACTACGGTTCCCGCGCCGTCCGCTTCCAACACACGGACAACGATCTGGTGCCCCTCAAGAGCGTGGTGGAGGCGGCCAAGGTGTTCCTGTTCATGGCGTTGCAGCGCTGA